ATTCAGATAAAAATATTAGAAGGTGCGCCTTTTCAGGCAAGCCTTAATATCAGAAAAGGAGGTTTCATTATGAAAAGAGTCATTCTTGTAGTTATAGACAGCGTAGGCATCGGAGAGCTTCCCGATGCTAAAAATTACGGCGATGAGGGAAGCAATACTTTGCTTAATATCAAAAGGGAAAGACCGGATATGGAGCTTAAAAATATGCTTTCCATAGGGCTTTCTCATATAGAAGGGGGAAAAGGCCTTGCAACAGGGGAATACACCCCCGAAGGGGCTTTCGGCAGGCTTGCGGAAAGCTCTAAAGGAAAGGATACCACAACAGGCCATTGGGAAATTGCAGGCATTATTATAGACAATCCCTTCCCCACTTACCCTAAGGGATTTCCTAAAGAGGTTATAGACGAATTTGAGAAATTAACCGGAAGGAAGGTAATAGCCAATTGCCCCGCCTCCGGCACGGAAATTATCGAGAGGCTTGGGAAAGAGCATATGGAAACAGGGGCTCTTATTGTTTATACCTCTGCCGACAGCGTTTTCCAGATTGCCGCCCATGAAGAAATCGTTCCCATAGAGGAGCTTTATGATATATGCCAGAAGGCAAGAGATATGCTTACAGGCCCCCATGCCGTTTCCAGGGTAATTGCAAGGCCATTCTTGGGAAGCCCGGGAAGTTTTAAAAGAACTTCCAACAGAAAAGATTTTTCCATAGAGCCTATTAAAGACACGATGCTGGATTATATAAAGGCATCGGGACTTCAGGTTGCCGCCGTTGGCAAAATAGAGGATATTTTCTCCGGAAAAGGAATTACACAGGCCGTTCACACCACCTCCAATATGGACGGTGTTGACAAGACCCTAGATTATATGGATACTGTAGAGAATGGGCTTATTTTTACAAATCTTGTGGATTTTGACATGCTTTACGGCCATAGAAACGACGTAGACGGCTATGCTGAAGCTTTAATCGCCTTTGATAACAGGCTTCCTGAAATTAAAGCAAAGCTAAGACCGGACGATATTTTAATGATAACCGCCGACCACGGCTGCGACCCTACCACCGAAAGCACAGACCATTCAAGAGAATATATACCGCTTTTAATTTACGGAGATAAGGTAAAAGCAGGAACGAATATCGGAACGAGAAAAACATTTTCGGACATCGGAAAGACCATATTGGACTATCTTTCAGTAGAAGGAAAGCTTGACGGCGAAAGCTTTTTAAATCTGTTCACTATTAAGTAATTTGTTTCAATAATGCAAAAGGCAATTTGCCGCCTGTTTCGGTGAATTGCTGTAAGCTGCTATAAAAATTATTACTAAGGAGGAAAATAATGATACCGACACCCCATATAGAGGCAAAAGCAGGAGAAATAGCAAAAACCGTATTAATGCCCGGAGACCCTTTAAGGGCTAAATTCGTTGCCGAAAACTTTCTTGAAGACCCAAAGCAGTATAACGGTGTAAGAGGAATGCTTGGATACACGGGAAAATATAAGGGCCATGACGTATCCGTTCAAGGCTCCGGCATGGGAATCCCTTCCATAGGAATCTATTCCTATGAGCTTTACAAATTTTATGACGTAGATAATATTATCCGCATCGGAACCGCAGGAGCCATACATCCGGACCTTAAAATAAGAGATATTGTAATAGCCCAAGGGGCCTGCACAAATTCCAATTATGCTGCCCAGTATAATATTACGGGAACCTATGCCCCCATAGCTTCCTTTGAGCTTTTGGAAAAAGCGGTTATGGCTGCGAGAAATAAAGATGCCCGCATTACCGTAGGAAACGTATTAAGCTCCGATACATTTTACGGAGATGACCCCTTAGATACGGAAAAGTGGCAGAAGATGGGGGTTCTTTGTATAGAGATGGAGTCTGCAGGTCTTTACATGAATGCCGCAAGATTAAATAAAAGGGCATTAGGCTTATTTACCATAAGCGACTCTCTTGTTACAGGGGAGGCCACAACATCATCCGAAAGACAAAGCTCCTTTACAAAAATGATGGAAATTGCCCTTGAAACGGCTATCGCTATGGAAAATAATAAAACAAATAAATAATACTACAAGAGTTATGAAATTCACCCTTAGGCGTTCTCCTGCGGAGAACGCCTAAGGGTATAGCTTCTTTTATTTATTCTGTAAGAGAATTGATGCCTTGATTTTGCCTATGGCTTCTTGGGGATTTGGGCAGATTATATTAAAAACCCTGCTTCTTATCTTAGTTCTTTTTATATACAAAGTGCACATACAACGAAAAAATACAAAAATCCTCAAATTTCGATAAAATGGCTTATTTACTGGATTTGTATAGAAAAAATAATTCATTAAAAAATTATGTATTTTATGAAATATTTATGAAGGCTTTTTTAAGAGAATAAGACTGAAGCCCTTATTATATGCGGTTTTCAACTAAAGGGTGACAATGCGTTCATTTTACATTCATTTTTTATAAAGTTTAAATCAATTTACATAGGCTTTTCTTTGTGTTAAAATGATTGCATAGTTAATAAATTGATTTAAAACGATAAGGATTTATCCTTTACCTGTTTCATCTTAACTGAATAATTTTACTAAAAAGGTACAGCACGCAGATTTTTGCTTTCTCTTTGTATTTTATAGAAATTCTTTAAGCTATTTCGCTGAAAGGCTATGCTATAATTTAACTGAAGCCCTGCTAGCTGTACGTTTCCCGTTTAGGGCGTGTTTTAAAATCCAAGCTCAGGAGCATGTTTGAATTTTAAACATGGCTGATATGAATACTTCTTTGAATTATTTATCAGGGCTCGCTCTTTGAAGGCGAATGATAGAGGTGTTTTATGGTTAAAAGGAGCATGAAGCCGGCGGTAATCGCTTATATGGCTTTTCTGCTTTTCGGAAGTTTTTTAAGTATTGTAAGCTCGTATTTCAATATTCTTGCCTCTCATTTTTCCCACAGCCTTTCAAGCATAAGCTTAATGCTTTCGGCCATGGCTACAGGCAGGATACTGACGATTTTTATAAGCGGCTTCATCGCCGACAGAATAGGCAGGAAGCTGATGCTTTTTGCTTCTATAAGCTGCGTAACGGTGTTTTTTGTATTTGTTCCCTTTACCACTAATTTTACGATAGCTTTGGTGCTTTCGGCTATTGCGGGAATGGGCCACGGAATGACGGATTCTTCTGCCACGGCTTTAGTGCTTGACTGTTTTCCGGATAAGCCGAATTTCCCTTTGAGCCTTATACAGGTTTTCTTCTGTGTAGGGGCCATGAGTACGCCTATTGCAGCAGATGTTCTTTTTTCAAATGGCATCTATTTTGGCTGGGGATTTTGGGGCCTTGGCGTTTTAGGTATTGTTGCCGCCTTTTTAATACTTACTGCAAAGTTTCCCCCTTATATTAAAGATAAGGCTGAAATAGACACACTCATTCAAAATAAATTTAACGTAAAGCCCTCTGTATATAGAGAAGGCTTGCTTATAGGCCTGATTGTTTTTTTCTACAGTATCACTACGACAACCCTTACCACATGGGGCGGAACCTACGCCATGGAGGCCGTAGGCATAGAGCCTATAAAATCCATCCATGTGCTTACATATTACAATATCGGCTGTATGACAGGTACATTTATTATTGCAAAGCTTTTGGACAGGATTCATTCTACGGTTTTTATCATTTTGAATCCTGTAATGATTATCCTGTTTATGTTTCTGTTTTATACCTTGAAAAGCCCTGGTTTAAGCTATATGCTTTTTATGGGAAGCGGTCTTTTCGCCGGAATTTTTTACTCCCTTGCATTATCCGTAGTAGATGAAATGTTCCCGGAGAAAAAGGCCTCTGCAAGCGGCGTTACCATGGGAATGAGTGCTTTGGGAAGCTTCTGTACCCCTGTTATCACAGGCCGTATTTATGAAAGCTATGGAATAGCCAATGCTTTCGGCATTATGTTTATAAGTTTTATTTTGCTTTTCGTGCTGTCCATTGTATTTCGCTTGAGATTTAAGAAAATACTTAATAAAAGCATAAGCTACAGTGAATAAATAGAAATTCCTTCAGATAATATTCTTGCTTAAGAAGCTTGAAAATACTTATTCTATTTAACAAACCTTTTGAATCTTCTTAAGCAAAGAAGAAGGCGCTTGTAAAAGTCTTGAAGCCGTATATATTTTTCTACCAAGCCGAAGATATAATAAAGCAGGTGCATCTTTCTTTATTATATAAAGCAAAACAAAATTAAAGCGGGAACAAAGGTATTATTCATAAACAGCTTAAATATATAAAGGCACTATATTTAAGCCATTTATAGTCAACAAAGATGAAGATACTTTTAGAGCTTTACCGTAAGAATTTTAGTTCACTAAGTATAAAATATACTGTAATTAATTTGTTTCACTAGATTTACCCTTGGAGGTTTTATTATGGATATTAAGGAAATTTTATCTTTTGTGGATCATACCTTGCTCACCCAGACGGCTACACCGGAAGAAATAAAGCAGATTATAGAAGACGGCATCAAATACAATGTTGCTTCCGCCTGTATTCCTCCTTCTTATGTTACATTTGCAAAGGAAGCAGCAGGAGATAAGCTCCCTATTTGTACGGTGATAGGCTTTCCCAACGGATATCAGATGACTTCCGTAAAGCTTTTCGAAACGGAAAAGGCCCTTGAAGCCGGTGCCGATGAAATTGATATGGTAATAAACATAGGAATGGTGAAGGATAAAAATTATTCCTATGTAGAAAATGAAATAAAGCAGCTTAAAGACCTATGCAAAGACAAGATACTGAAAGTGATTATAGAGGCATGTCTTTTAAATGAACAGGAAAAAATAGAGATGTGCAAGGTGGTTTCGGCCTCAGGGGCAGACTTTATAAAGACCTCTACAGGCTTTTCAACAGGCGGGGCTACCTTCTGCGATATAGAGCTTTTCAAAAAGCATGTGGACAGCCACGTTAAAATAAAAGCTGCCGGAGGCATTTCCTCCATAGACGATGCTATAAGATTTATAGAACTTGGAGCAAGCCGCCTTGGAACAAGCCGCATCGTTAAGATAGTTAAAAGCGAGGAAAGCTCCGGCTATTAAGAAAAATTTAATTTACAGCGGCCGAATTAAATCGCCCAAGAACTTGTTTTGGAGACATTCATTAAGGCTGCGTAATCTGCTGTAAGAGCTAACAGCTTGATATTTACCTTGTTGAAGCAAGTTATTGCAAGCAGTGAAAAACCTAAACAAAAGTCTATTTTACCATAGAAACAGACTCCATATTTAAAAAAGAAACTTTGCTTTTCATGGCCGGTTTTTGACTGTTTTGCTTATATTGTGTTTTCTTGCAACAATGCTTTTTAAACTTTAAAACCTATTTAACGTATATAGAATTTGACTATTTCAGACAATGCCAAGTTCAAATACACAGGAGGAAATTATGGAATATTCTCAACTTGTTAAAGAAGCTATAAAAGCAAAAAATCATTCTTATTCTCCCTATTCAAAATTTAAGGTAGGCGCCGCCCTTCTTACAAAATCGGGGAAGGTATATTTAGGCGCTAATATTGAAAATATAGCATACAGCCCCTCAAACTGCGCCGAGAGAACGGCATTTTTCAAAGCCGTATTCGACGGCGAGAAGGAATTTGAGGCCATAGCCGTAGCCGGCGGCTTAGACGACGATAATACAGATTATTGCTACCCTTGCGGCGTATGCCGTCAGGTAATGCTTGAATTCTGCGACCCGGAGACGTTTAAATTTATATCCGTAAAGGACAAAGAAAACTATAAGGAATATTTCCTCAAGGAGATCATCCCTTTTGGCTTCGGCCCGGGAAGCATTAAATAATACCTTTAAATTCAAAAAGGGTATATTCCCTTAAAACTGCCTCTTTGTTGAGGCCCTTAATTTCGAGTATAGGTTTTACCTATATATATACAAACTTTTATACCAAATCATAATTGGTATAGCTAATTTTAGGAGGTTTAAAAAAATGAAGAAATTATTATCAGCTGTTTTGATAGGAGCTATGGCTTTATCACTGGCTGCATGCGGTGGTAATACTGAAGGACCAAAACCAGAAGCTCCTGCATCAGAGGCGCCCGCATCAGAAGCCCCTGCATCAGAAGCTCCCGCATCAGAAGCTCCTGCATCTGAAGGCACAGACTATTCAAACTTTTCAGTAGGCATGATTACCGACACAGGCGGCGTTAATGACCAGTCATTTAACCAGTCAGCTTGGGAAGGCTTACAGGCATTTGAACAGGAAACAGGCGCAAAGGTTAGCTACCGTGAATCAGAGCAGGAAGCAAACTACGGCCCTAATATCGACAGCCTTGTAGACGCAGACACAGACCTTATCTGGGGTATCGGTTTCATGATGGGTGATGCTATATCAAACGCTGCCACAACAAACCCTGATATTAAATTTGCAATCGTTGACAACGCTTATGATGAAACACCTGCAAACTTAACAGCAGTTGTGTTCAGAGCACAGGAACCTTCTTTCCTTGTAGGATACATGGCAGGTATGACAACAGAAACGAATAAAGTTGGTTTCGTAGGCGGAATCAAAGGTGAGGTTATCGACCAGTTTGAATTTGGTTACAGAGCAGGCGTTGCTTATGCAGCTAAAGAATTAGGCAAAGAAATCGAAGTTCTCGTTCAGTATGCAGATAGCTTCGGCGACGATGCTAAGGGTAAGGCTATTGCCACATCTATGTATACAAACGGTGCAGACATTGTTTTCCACGCTGCCGGTAATGTTGGCCAGGGTGTAATCGCAGCAGCAAAGGATATGGATAAGCTTGTAATCGGTGTTGACAGAGACCAGGCTTACCTTGCCCCTGATAATGTAATGACATCAGCTCTTAAGCTTGTTGGTGCAGCTATGAAGGACGTTTCTAAGAGAATCGCTGACGGCGAGGAATTAGGCGGACAGACTTTAGCTTATGGTATTGCTGAAGAATCAGCAGGTATTCCTCCATACGAAGGCTCCACAGCAAATCTTGTTGATAAAGAGGTTTATGACAAGACTATGGAAATTAAGGATAAAATAGTATCTGGCGATATCATTGATATCCCGGTTTCAGAAGAAGAATTTAATGAATTTGTAACAGGTTTATAGGAAAAAAGCCCCGGGATATTTCCCGGGGCTTTTTTAATTGGTAAGATGATGATGTTGGTTTAAGTTATAGAGCGGTGAAGGCATTGTTTCCTCCATCATTTTAAAACCATAAGAAGATCGTGCTGTTTTTTAAGTAAGAGTTATCTTTCAATAAGTGAATAAGAATTTATACCTAAGTGAACTTGAAAAATCATATAAGTATAAGCTTGTAAGTAGCTTTTCAAGTGAGCATTCCTTATAGCTAACAAACAAGTTTTCAAGTTTATTAACTATAGATTAGCCTAAAAAGCCCTCATATTTAGAGGAGGGCTTTTTTTGAATAAGCTTGTTTTACTGCCGTTTCTTTTGTATAAATAGATTTCATGCTATACTTGAATTCATATGAAATAATAACATTGTCAATCAGCTTTTATTCCGATTATATAAATACAGCTTGATACAGCTAAAATAAAGTAAAAGTAAATTAACAAGAGCCTTTTTTAAGACGTATTCACTATGATTCAAAGATACTCTGTGAGCTTAGGAGGAGGGAACTGAATTTATACTAATGAACGGTACATTTTTGAATCCTTGCAAATATACGGTTTTGTTACTGTTTAACTTTAAATTTACTATATGTGGAAACAAATCTAAATCTTATTCTCTGGTTAATCGGTTTTTCTTATGAAAAACTTACTATAATCTGTTTCCTATCTTTCATAATAATCCATGATTTTTCCGAAAAAAAGCCCGTGATATTGTTTATCTTTATAAATGCTTTCTTTTATTTCATCGGAAAAGTCCGATGCTGTGAAAAGGCTCTTTG
This is a stretch of genomic DNA from Anaeropeptidivorans aminofermentans. It encodes these proteins:
- a CDS encoding phosphopentomutase codes for the protein MKRVILVVIDSVGIGELPDAKNYGDEGSNTLLNIKRERPDMELKNMLSIGLSHIEGGKGLATGEYTPEGAFGRLAESSKGKDTTTGHWEIAGIIIDNPFPTYPKGFPKEVIDEFEKLTGRKVIANCPASGTEIIERLGKEHMETGALIVYTSADSVFQIAAHEEIVPIEELYDICQKARDMLTGPHAVSRVIARPFLGSPGSFKRTSNRKDFSIEPIKDTMLDYIKASGLQVAAVGKIEDIFSGKGITQAVHTTSNMDGVDKTLDYMDTVENGLIFTNLVDFDMLYGHRNDVDGYAEALIAFDNRLPEIKAKLRPDDILMITADHGCDPTTESTDHSREYIPLLIYGDKVKAGTNIGTRKTFSDIGKTILDYLSVEGKLDGESFLNLFTIK
- the deoD gene encoding purine-nucleoside phosphorylase is translated as MIPTPHIEAKAGEIAKTVLMPGDPLRAKFVAENFLEDPKQYNGVRGMLGYTGKYKGHDVSVQGSGMGIPSIGIYSYELYKFYDVDNIIRIGTAGAIHPDLKIRDIVIAQGACTNSNYAAQYNITGTYAPIASFELLEKAVMAARNKDARITVGNVLSSDTFYGDDPLDTEKWQKMGVLCIEMESAGLYMNAARLNKRALGLFTISDSLVTGEATTSSERQSSFTKMMEIALETAIAMENNKTNK
- a CDS encoding MFS transporter, whose translation is MVKRSMKPAVIAYMAFLLFGSFLSIVSSYFNILASHFSHSLSSISLMLSAMATGRILTIFISGFIADRIGRKLMLFASISCVTVFFVFVPFTTNFTIALVLSAIAGMGHGMTDSSATALVLDCFPDKPNFPLSLIQVFFCVGAMSTPIAADVLFSNGIYFGWGFWGLGVLGIVAAFLILTAKFPPYIKDKAEIDTLIQNKFNVKPSVYREGLLIGLIVFFYSITTTTLTTWGGTYAMEAVGIEPIKSIHVLTYYNIGCMTGTFIIAKLLDRIHSTVFIILNPVMIILFMFLFYTLKSPGLSYMLFMGSGLFAGIFYSLALSVVDEMFPEKKASASGVTMGMSALGSFCTPVITGRIYESYGIANAFGIMFISFILLFVLSIVFRLRFKKILNKSISYSE
- the deoC gene encoding deoxyribose-phosphate aldolase, whose product is MDIKEILSFVDHTLLTQTATPEEIKQIIEDGIKYNVASACIPPSYVTFAKEAAGDKLPICTVIGFPNGYQMTSVKLFETEKALEAGADEIDMVINIGMVKDKNYSYVENEIKQLKDLCKDKILKVIIEACLLNEQEKIEMCKVVSASGADFIKTSTGFSTGGATFCDIELFKKHVDSHVKIKAAGGISSIDDAIRFIELGASRLGTSRIVKIVKSEESSGY
- the cdd gene encoding cytidine deaminase, whose translation is MPSSNTQEEIMEYSQLVKEAIKAKNHSYSPYSKFKVGAALLTKSGKVYLGANIENIAYSPSNCAERTAFFKAVFDGEKEFEAIAVAGGLDDDNTDYCYPCGVCRQVMLEFCDPETFKFISVKDKENYKEYFLKEIIPFGFGPGSIK
- a CDS encoding BMP family ABC transporter substrate-binding protein; the encoded protein is MKKLLSAVLIGAMALSLAACGGNTEGPKPEAPASEAPASEAPASEAPASEAPASEGTDYSNFSVGMITDTGGVNDQSFNQSAWEGLQAFEQETGAKVSYRESEQEANYGPNIDSLVDADTDLIWGIGFMMGDAISNAATTNPDIKFAIVDNAYDETPANLTAVVFRAQEPSFLVGYMAGMTTETNKVGFVGGIKGEVIDQFEFGYRAGVAYAAKELGKEIEVLVQYADSFGDDAKGKAIATSMYTNGADIVFHAAGNVGQGVIAAAKDMDKLVIGVDRDQAYLAPDNVMTSALKLVGAAMKDVSKRIADGEELGGQTLAYGIAEESAGIPPYEGSTANLVDKEVYDKTMEIKDKIVSGDIIDIPVSEEEFNEFVTGL